Proteins from a single region of Longimicrobium sp.:
- a CDS encoding BamA/TamA family outer membrane protein encodes MRSILALGIAAALLAAIPARAQQDTVPQEIAEARLPADVAERVTTFFNDPRTLHFNGRTRIPADGTVSGPVAVLDGPFSVAGRVEGDVVVINGDLEFLPGAVVAGSVTVVGGQITGADSARVQGEMNAYSAPLEYVKEGERLVLQEPATVGDSTGEGTTLRPRRGRTRLVLATEGSYNRVEGLPITFGPVVETPGRNPFRLRARGIFRTEAEGPYGAERWGGDVMAEQFLGGTGLFRIGGGVRSIVSPIEGWHLSNVENSLSTFVFHRDYRDYYERQGFSVFAAVGPRRSPFSATLEYRAERHLPLAAGNPWTIFNNNDPWRLQPYSARGDLNSILASVKWDGRSDPVDPSTGWYFETELERAVRSTLSQPELVSVAVGGDDPIGTVRPERHYGLFTHGLVDLRRYNRISPTARLNLRVMAAGGIGDEFLPPQRQHALGGEASLPGFNLLSLDCAARGEVVRVPSDPTQNPVPRAFYGGYGCDRVVLVQAEYRGNVDLHINVGRPDSERVDDGVRRVSAHWDGTLGWSLFADAASGWGKAPWGGVQQDAFDIGAGVLLGRLGVYAAVPVSSDGRFVRPSRGPNIFVRLNSRF; translated from the coding sequence ATGCGCAGCATCCTGGCGCTCGGCATTGCCGCGGCGCTGCTGGCCGCGATTCCCGCACGCGCGCAGCAAGACACGGTTCCGCAGGAGATCGCCGAAGCCCGCCTTCCGGCCGACGTCGCGGAACGGGTCACGACCTTCTTCAACGATCCCCGCACCCTCCACTTCAACGGCCGCACCCGCATCCCGGCAGACGGGACGGTGTCCGGGCCCGTGGCGGTGCTCGACGGCCCGTTCTCCGTGGCGGGGCGCGTCGAGGGCGACGTGGTGGTCATCAACGGCGACCTGGAATTCCTCCCCGGAGCCGTGGTCGCCGGGAGCGTCACCGTGGTCGGCGGCCAGATCACCGGCGCCGACAGCGCGCGCGTGCAGGGGGAGATGAACGCCTACTCCGCGCCGCTGGAGTACGTGAAGGAGGGCGAGCGCCTCGTGCTCCAGGAGCCCGCGACGGTGGGCGACTCCACGGGCGAGGGCACCACGCTGCGCCCCCGCCGCGGCAGGACGCGCCTGGTGCTGGCCACAGAGGGGAGCTACAACCGCGTGGAGGGGCTTCCTATCACCTTCGGGCCGGTGGTGGAGACGCCGGGGCGCAACCCGTTCCGGCTCCGCGCGCGCGGCATCTTCCGCACGGAGGCCGAGGGACCGTACGGCGCCGAGCGCTGGGGCGGCGACGTGATGGCGGAGCAGTTCCTGGGCGGCACGGGCCTCTTCCGCATCGGCGGCGGGGTGCGGTCGATCGTGTCGCCCATCGAGGGGTGGCACCTCAGCAACGTGGAGAACAGCCTCTCCACCTTCGTCTTCCACCGCGACTACCGCGACTACTACGAGCGGCAGGGGTTCAGCGTCTTCGCGGCGGTGGGCCCGCGGCGCTCCCCCTTCTCCGCCACGCTGGAGTACCGCGCCGAGCGCCACCTTCCGCTCGCCGCGGGCAACCCGTGGACGATCTTCAACAACAACGACCCCTGGCGGCTGCAGCCCTACTCCGCTCGCGGTGACCTCAACTCGATCCTGGCGAGCGTGAAGTGGGACGGTCGTAGCGACCCCGTCGACCCCTCCACCGGCTGGTACTTCGAGACGGAGCTGGAGCGCGCCGTCCGCAGCACCCTTAGCCAGCCGGAGCTCGTCTCCGTCGCCGTCGGCGGCGATGACCCCATCGGCACCGTGCGGCCCGAGCGCCACTACGGGCTGTTCACGCACGGCCTGGTGGACCTGCGGCGCTACAACCGCATCAGCCCCACCGCGCGGCTCAACCTGCGCGTCATGGCGGCGGGCGGCATCGGAGACGAGTTCCTTCCGCCGCAGCGGCAGCACGCGCTGGGCGGCGAGGCGTCGCTCCCCGGCTTCAACCTGCTCTCGCTGGACTGCGCCGCGCGGGGCGAGGTGGTGCGCGTGCCCTCCGACCCCACCCAGAACCCAGTACCGCGCGCCTTCTACGGCGGCTACGGGTGCGACCGGGTGGTGCTGGTCCAGGCCGAGTACCGCGGCAATGTCGACCTCCACATCAACGTCGGCCGGCCGGACAGCGAGCGCGTGGACGACGGCGTGCGCCGCGTGAGCGCCCATTGGGACGGGACGCTGGGGTGGAGCCTCTTCGCCGACGCGGCGAGCGGGTGGGGGAAGGCCCCGTGGGGCGGCGTGCAGCAGGACGCGTTCGACATCGGGGCCGGCGTCCTCCTGGGCCGGCTGGGCGTGTACGCGGCCGTGCCGGTTTCCAGCGATGGCCGCTTCGTACGGCCAAGCCGCGGGCCCAACATCTTCGTCCGGCTGAACTCGCGCTTTTGA